In a genomic window of Helianthus annuus cultivar XRQ/B chromosome 10, HanXRQr2.0-SUNRISE, whole genome shotgun sequence:
- the LOC110881895 gene encoding uncharacterized protein LOC110881895 gives MSRKLEERLPGQFAGNTQPNPNAHAKAITTRSGKTVGNPRVEERVAEEDEEIVDEEIEMEVPGKVQSRLGPASTTQPGEPQGEKKVEKPPVDIRPSPLVDHSRVPFPTRLRNQKYSKEYGQFLDIFKQLKINLPFIEALQSMPKYVKFLKDLLRNKEKLEELSTVPLNGGCSSVVLNKLPEKLTDPDIFTIPCLFGSNTNTRALADLGASINLMPFSLYEKLDLGEISPTRRQVCFPADFIILDMEADERVPIIPGRPFLLTAKALIDVFDGKITLRVGEDRVTFEIDRSMNHPSGSNDYSGPYHSEESLRLDEVEDEGIPLIPEALAVSDDTIPPPPLELKVLPSHLEYAFLGEGSELPVIISSKLEDGEKLRLLEVLKANKEAIAWRLSDIKGIDGFKVHFGDLLKLCADARENIIEENGKRGKTELNSTLETVQTSFWLILS, from the exons ATGTCTAGGAAACTTGAGGAGAGATTACCCGGTCAATTTGCGGGTAACACCCAACCGAACCCTAACGCCCACGCCAAAGCCATTACCACTCGTAGTGGCAAAACCGTAGGGAACCCGAGAGTTGAGGAGAGAGTAGCAGAGGAAGATGAGGAGATTGTAGATGAAGAAATCGAGATGGAGGTTCCCGGCAAAGTGCAATCAAGGCTAGGCCCAGCAAGTACCACACAGCCCGGTGAGCCTCAAGGTGAGAAGAAAGTAGAAAAACCACCCGTAGACATTAGACCTTCTCCACTCGTAGATCATTCGCGTGTCCCGTTTCCTACACGTCTTAGGAACCAAAAGTACTCCAAGGAATACGGGCAATTCCTAGATATCTTCAAGCAATTGAAGATTAATCTACCTTTCATTGAGGCACTCCAATCTATGCCTAAGTACGTGAAGTTCTTAAAGGACCTTCTTAGAAACAAGGAGAAGTTAGAGGAGTTGTCGACTGTTCCATTGAATGGAGGGTGCTCCTCAGTCGTTCTGAATAAGCTTCCGGAGAAGCTCACCGATCCCGACATTTTTACTATTCCATGTCTATTTGGTAGTAACACCAATACTCGAGCCTTAGCCGACCTAGGTGCTAGCATCAATTTGATGCCCTTCTCTCTCTACGAGAAGCTAGACTTAGGCGAAATTTCACCTACCC GTCGACAAGTTTGTTTTCCCGCTGATTTCATCATTCTCGATATGGAAGCGGATGAGAGAGTTCCCATCATACCTGGTCGTCCGTTTTTGCTTACCGCTAAAGCCCTCATAGATGTATTCGATGGTAAGATCACACTTAGAGTCGGTGAGGATAGAGTCACCTTTGAGATAGATCGTTCCATGAACCACCCGAGTGGTTCTAATGACTATAGTGGTCCTTACCATTCC GAGGAGTCGCTAAGGTTGGATGAAGTTGAAGATGAGGGGATTCCTTTGATTCCCGAAGCGTTAGCCGTTAGTGATGACACCATCCCACCCCCACCCTTAGAGCTTAAGGTCCTTCCATCTCATTTAGAATATGCCTTTTTAGGGGAGGGTTCTGAGCTACCTGTTATTATCTCATCGAAGTTGGAGGATGGGGAGAAGTTGAGGTTGTTGGAAGTGTTGAAGGCCAACAAAGAGGCCATTGCATGGAGGTTGTCCGACATTAAGG gcATTGACGGGTTTAAGGTGCATTTTGGAGATTTACTGAAGCTTTGTGCGGATGCTAGAGAGAACATAATTGAAGAAAATGGAAAAAGAGGAAAAACTGAGCTGAACTCTACGCTAGAAACAGTCCAAACTTCATTTTGGCTTATCCTGAGCTAG